Proteins encoded by one window of candidate division WOR-3 bacterium:
- a CDS encoding ABC transporter ATP-binding protein, which yields MNRKLLLKLKKIVKKFESFTLGPLDLELKEGEIYGLIGPNGSGKTTTLKIITGLLIPDEGEIYFKNKKITDRFDSFKRYIGYIPDNPFVYPYLSGYEHLLYTGKLYKLGDKFIKERIDFYSKLFEMGDYIDTQSRFYSHGMRQKISITSALIHNPDLIIIDEPLVALDPVSAFRFKKHLKELRGKGKSILVATHSLFFAEEMCDRVGIIFKGKIFKEDTPSNIKKETESENLEEAFIKIVG from the coding sequence TTGAATAGAAAGCTTCTTTTAAAACTTAAAAAAATTGTTAAAAAGTTTGAAAGTTTTACTCTTGGTCCCCTTGATTTAGAACTCAAGGAAGGAGAAATTTATGGTCTTATAGGTCCGAATGGTTCTGGAAAAACTACAACATTAAAAATCATAACAGGTCTTTTAATCCCGGATGAAGGCGAAATTTATTTTAAAAATAAAAAGATAACTGATAGGTTTGATAGTTTTAAAAGGTATATAGGTTATATTCCTGATAATCCCTTTGTTTATCCCTATCTTTCAGGTTATGAGCATCTTCTTTATACAGGTAAACTTTATAAATTAGGTGATAAATTTATAAAAGAGAGAATAGATTTTTATTCAAAACTTTTTGAAATGGGAGATTATATAGATACACAATCAAGATTTTACTCTCACGGTATGAGACAGAAAATTTCAATAACTTCTGCACTTATTCATAATCCTGATCTAATTATAATAGATGAACCTCTTGTTGCCCTTGATCCTGTTTCAGCTTTCAGATTTAAAAAACATTTAAAAGAATTAAGGGGAAAAGGAAAATCAATTTTAGTTGCCACTCATTCTTTATTTTTTGCCGAGGAAATGTGTGACAGAGTAGGAATTATTTTTAAGGGTAAAATTTTTAAAGAGGATACACCCTCAAATATTAAAAAGGAAACAGAATCAGAAAATCTTGAAGAAGCCTTTATAAAAATAGTAGGTTAA
- a CDS encoding PQQ-dependent sugar dehydrogenase, with protein sequence MNLILNILIFLKIEIGEVPQNVQDKFIPEPNLKVEIWVKNLEIPWSLIFLEDEKALVSERPGRIRLIEKGILKDKPIKVIKEVHHSGEGGLMGLEKHPDFTEKPYIYAMYTYREKGEIKNKVVRFIFYKDSLNFDKVIIDEIPGGKFHNGGRLKFGPDKMLYITTGETFKREIAQDLKNLGGKILRLTPEGEIPPDNPFKNSPIYSYGHRNPQGLAFYPESGELFASEHGPSGEDGVYAHDEVNIIYKGGNYGWPLFVGKLSKKGYIDPLILWKRTTPPAGMCFYKNFLFIATLRSEALIKIEIKKIEDSFKVINIERLFAEDYFNGKYGRLRDVVYHNGYLYVLTSNRDGRGKIKEGDDKILKIKIE encoded by the coding sequence ATGAACTTAATTTTAAATATTTTAATTTTTTTAAAAATTGAAATCGGTGAAGTCCCACAGAATGTTCAGGATAAATTTATTCCTGAGCCTAATTTAAAAGTAGAAATATGGGTAAAAAACCTCGAAATTCCATGGTCACTTATTTTTCTTGAGGATGAAAAGGCACTTGTTAGCGAAAGACCTGGCAGAATAAGATTGATTGAAAAGGGAATTTTAAAAGATAAACCCATTAAAGTAATTAAAGAGGTTCATCATTCAGGTGAAGGAGGTTTAATGGGTCTTGAAAAACATCCAGATTTTACAGAGAAACCTTATATCTATGCAATGTATACTTACAGAGAAAAGGGTGAGATTAAGAATAAAGTTGTGAGATTTATTTTTTATAAGGATTCATTAAATTTTGACAAGGTTATAATAGATGAAATTCCGGGTGGAAAATTTCACAATGGCGGAAGATTAAAATTTGGGCCTGATAAAATGCTATACATAACAACAGGTGAAACCTTTAAAAGAGAGATTGCACAAGATTTAAAAAATTTAGGTGGTAAAATATTGAGATTAACACCTGAAGGAGAAATTCCTCCAGATAATCCTTTTAAAAATTCTCCAATTTATTCCTACGGGCACAGAAATCCACAAGGTCTTGCCTTTTATCCTGAATCAGGAGAATTATTTGCTTCAGAACATGGTCCTTCAGGTGAAGATGGAGTTTACGCTCATGATGAAGTAAATATAATTTACAAAGGAGGAAATTATGGGTGGCCTTTATTTGTTGGAAAGTTAAGTAAAAAGGGGTATATCGATCCTTTAATTTTATGGAAAAGGACAACTCCACCAGCTGGTATGTGTTTTTATAAAAATTTCCTTTTTATTGCCACACTCAGAAGTGAAGCCCTTATAAAAATAGAAATTAAAAAAATTGAGGATAGTTTCAAAGTAATAAATATTGAAAGATTATTTGCAGAAGATTACTTTAATGGTAAATACGGCAGATTAAGAGATGTGGTTTATCACAATGGATATTTATATGTTTTAACAAGTAACAGGGATGGTAGAGGAAAAATAAAAGAAGGTGATGACAAAATATTGAAAATTAAAATTGAGTAA
- a CDS encoding DegT/DnrJ/EryC1/StrS family aminotransferase — protein sequence MKKPAILGSEPAFKFQVPIYKPFCPDIKDIKNELKEIFSTGQITNSKYVREFEEKISEYLNVPYAICVSSCTLGLVLTIKSLEIEKGNFILPSFTFPATSCALLWNNIELKFVDIEPETLNISTEEIEKNIDENTKGILAVHVYGTPCDVQKIEEIAKKHNLYLIFDAAHAFGAKFKDKFIGNFGDAEVFSLSPTKTLVAGEGGVITTNNKELAEKLKILRNYGDPGTNDFEYIGLNSRMSELHAILGLFSLKRVEEEIKRRNEIAEIYIENLKDLPGISFQKVNEDLRSTFKDFSIIIDEEKFGLERDLIKLSLEKENIQVKRYFYPPCHLQKMFKGKYSNLNLKITEKISKRVISLPIYSLLKDKDIKKICECIKRIYDFRKEIKNYFSFRE from the coding sequence ATGAAAAAACCAGCAATTTTAGGTTCAGAACCTGCTTTTAAATTTCAAGTACCTATATATAAACCTTTTTGCCCGGATATTAAAGATATTAAAAATGAATTAAAAGAAATTTTTTCAACAGGTCAGATTACAAATAGTAAATATGTAAGGGAATTTGAGGAAAAAATTTCTGAATATTTAAATGTTCCTTATGCTATTTGTGTATCAAGTTGTACCCTTGGACTTGTTTTAACTATAAAATCTCTTGAAATTGAAAAGGGTAATTTCATTTTACCCTCTTTTACTTTTCCAGCTACTTCTTGTGCCCTTTTGTGGAACAATATTGAATTAAAATTTGTTGATATTGAACCTGAAACTTTAAATATCTCAACTGAGGAAATTGAAAAAAATATAGATGAAAATACAAAAGGAATTCTTGCCGTTCATGTATATGGAACCCCCTGTGATGTCCAAAAAATTGAGGAAATTGCAAAAAAACATAATCTTTATTTGATATTTGATGCAGCCCATGCCTTTGGTGCTAAATTTAAAGATAAATTTATAGGAAATTTTGGAGATGCTGAAGTTTTTAGTTTAAGTCCAACAAAAACTCTTGTAGCAGGTGAAGGTGGAGTCATAACAACAAATAATAAGGAACTGGCTGAAAAATTGAAAATTTTGAGAAATTACGGTGACCCTGGAACAAATGATTTTGAATATATAGGTTTAAACTCAAGGATGAGTGAATTACATGCAATTCTTGGATTATTTTCATTAAAAAGAGTGGAGGAGGAAATAAAAAGAAGAAATGAAATTGCAGAAATTTATATTGAAAATTTAAAGGATTTACCTGGTATTTCTTTTCAAAAGGTAAATGAGGATTTAAGATCAACTTTTAAAGATTTTTCCATTATAATAGATGAGGAAAAATTCGGTCTTGAAAGAGATTTAATAAAGCTTTCACTTGAAAAAGAAAATATACAGGTAAAGAGATACTTTTATCCACCATGTCATCTCCAGAAAATGTTTAAAGGGAAATATAGTAATTTGAATCTAAAAATTACTGAGAAAATTTCAAAAAGAGTTATAAGTTTACCCATTTATTCACTTCTAAAAGACAAAGATATTAAAAAAATATGTGAATGTATTAAGAGAATTTATGATTTCAGAAAGGAAATAAAAAATTATTTTTCCTTTAGAGAATGA
- a CDS encoding NAD-dependent epimerase/dehydratase family protein, with protein MKDIPLINQSITLREAINQINESGFGFAFVVDDKKRLKGVISDGDIRRALLNGLSINDRIEKVMNKNPIKFYDYWDRKKIIESIEKLKKENKIPKLKTLLIPVISKEGKIKKVIGIEPEKKFSFDLIKKRYKKTKKILVIGGAGYIGSVLTRMLLKKGYFVKVFDNLLYGDIGLRGIKSKNFQFLKGDITNISDIVEAIKDIDTIIHLGAIVGDPASKIKPRETLEINYFSTKTIGEIAKYLGVRKFIFASSCSVYGYKKTICNEETEPNPLSLYAETKLLSEKALLELKDNGFSPIILRFATAFGYSPRMRFDLVVNLLIAKAIKEKRITVYGDGKQIRPFIHIKDISRAIIKVIEAEEKLSGQILNVGSDKMNKSILEVAKEIKESIPEAEIVFLKEKEDNRNYNVSFKKIKEILNFDTKYDINYAVKEIKEAFNRGEIKNFYDKIYSNFHSLKEK; from the coding sequence ATGAAAGATATTCCTTTGATAAATCAATCTATAACTTTACGAGAAGCAATAAATCAAATAAATGAAAGTGGTTTTGGATTTGCATTTGTAGTTGATGATAAGAAAAGACTAAAAGGTGTTATTAGTGATGGTGATATAAGGAGAGCTCTTTTAAATGGACTAAGTATAAATGATAGGATTGAAAAAGTTATGAATAAAAATCCAATTAAATTTTACGATTACTGGGATAGAAAAAAAATAATTGAAAGTATTGAAAAATTAAAGAAAGAAAACAAAATTCCAAAATTAAAAACATTACTAATTCCTGTTATATCAAAAGAAGGCAAAATCAAAAAAGTTATAGGAATAGAACCTGAAAAGAAATTTTCTTTTGATTTAATCAAAAAAAGATATAAAAAAACAAAAAAAATTCTTGTTATAGGAGGAGCTGGTTATATAGGTTCGGTTCTTACAAGAATGTTATTAAAAAAGGGATATTTTGTAAAAGTTTTTGATAATCTGTTGTATGGTGACATTGGTTTAAGAGGAATAAAAAGTAAAAATTTTCAATTTTTAAAAGGTGATATAACAAATATAAGTGATATAGTGGAAGCAATTAAAGACATAGATACCATTATTCATCTCGGAGCAATTGTAGGAGACCCTGCAAGTAAAATAAAACCAAGAGAAACACTTGAAATAAATTATTTTTCAACAAAAACTATCGGTGAAATTGCTAAATATCTTGGAGTAAGAAAATTTATTTTTGCCTCATCATGCAGTGTATACGGTTATAAAAAAACAATCTGTAATGAAGAAACAGAACCTAACCCTTTATCCTTATATGCTGAAACAAAATTACTTTCCGAAAAAGCACTTCTTGAATTAAAAGATAATGGATTTTCACCAATTATTTTAAGATTTGCAACAGCCTTTGGATATTCACCGAGAATGCGTTTTGATCTTGTTGTAAATTTACTCATAGCAAAGGCTATTAAGGAAAAAAGGATCACAGTATACGGAGACGGAAAACAGATAAGACCTTTTATTCATATAAAAGATATTTCAAGAGCAATAATAAAGGTAATAGAAGCAGAAGAAAAATTAAGTGGCCAAATTTTAAATGTAGGTTCAGATAAAATGAATAAAAGTATTCTTGAAGTTGCAAAAGAAATAAAAGAAAGTATTCCTGAAGCTGAGATAGTATTTTTAAAAGAAAAAGAAGACAATAGAAACTATAATGTTTCCTTTAAAAAAATCAAAGAAATTTTAAACTTTGATACCAAATATGATATAAATTATGCAGTAAAAGAGATAAAAGAAGCCTTCAATAGAGGGGAAATAAAAAATTTTTATGACAAAATTTATAGCAACTTTCATTCTCTAAAGGAAAAATAA
- a CDS encoding DUF4476 domain-containing protein: protein MKVIILFLLLNIQEIDKKEIIKKLEKIEKIAYSLPSPKKDSINILIQEIKNILYPEELKGELTENELSNIIEEINKNPVVEDALKILEKKTKNRNLTVNQAKKILNEFHFKEDKIKVFNILKEKIIDKENLKTLEREIK, encoded by the coding sequence ATGAAAGTTATTATTCTCTTTTTGCTTTTAAATATTCAGGAAATAGATAAAAAAGAGATTATAAAAAAACTGGAAAAAATTGAAAAAATTGCCTATTCTCTTCCCTCTCCAAAAAAGGATTCAATAAATATCCTTATTCAGGAAATAAAAAATATTCTTTACCCTGAAGAATTAAAAGGAGAACTGACAGAAAATGAACTTTCTAATATAATAGAAGAAATAAATAAAAACCCTGTTGTTGAAGATGCATTAAAAATACTTGAGAAAAAAACAAAAAATAGAAATCTTACTGTAAATCAAGCAAAAAAAATTTTAAATGAATTTCATTTTAAGGAAGATAAAATAAAAGTATTCAACATTTTAAAGGAAAAAATTATTGATAAAGAAAATTTAAAAACTCTTGAAAGGGAAATAAAATGA
- a CDS encoding TIGR00296 family protein, producing the protein MKTLKDLKISKEDAKKLIDLARNAIKSHLKGEELKVEEELKEKFSEKMGVFTTLYTYPEKFLRGCIGNPYPTNPIWENVVISSIEAAFEDPRFLPLKDEGELSKLIVEITILTEPELLKVPPEEYKKHIKIGKTGLMVRKGLWKGLLLPQVAVEYGFDEERFLSETCLKAGINPNDWKKKETEVYIFEGLKIKELSPMGEVKVEE; encoded by the coding sequence ATGAAAACCTTGAAAGATCTGAAAATAAGTAAAGAAGATGCTAAAAAACTCATAGACCTTGCAAGAAATGCTATTAAAAGTCATCTAAAAGGTGAAGAATTAAAAGTGGAGGAAGAATTAAAAGAAAAGTTTTCAGAAAAAATGGGAGTTTTTACTACTCTATACACCTATCCAGAAAAATTTTTAAGAGGATGTATAGGTAACCCTTATCCAACAAATCCTATCTGGGAAAATGTAGTTATAAGTTCAATAGAAGCAGCTTTTGAGGATCCGCGATTTTTACCTCTTAAAGATGAAGGAGAACTTTCAAAATTAATAGTCGAAATAACAATTTTAACAGAACCAGAACTTTTGAAAGTCCCCCCAGAGGAATATAAAAAACATATAAAAATTGGAAAAACAGGGTTAATGGTAAGAAAGGGTTTATGGAAGGGATTACTTCTTCCACAAGTTGCAGTGGAATACGGATTTGATGAGGAAAGATTTCTATCTGAAACCTGTTTAAAAGCAGGTATTAATCCTAATGACTGGAAAAAAAAGGAAACAGAAGTTTATATTTTTGAAGGTTTAAAAATAAAAGAATTATCACCAATGGGTGAGGTTAAAGTTGAAGAATGA
- a CDS encoding flavin reductase family protein, whose translation MTIKHLYHSYPVIPCIIIVKYNERINGMSVAWHSPLSFNPPLYGVLVSPKRFTYELLVKAKDFTLNFVDFENAKIYAIMGRISGRSRDKIKEFNIELNESSKISSPFLKKAYASYECIKTRQVITGDHILFIGEIVEVHEKEGTFDENGLPDLKNLKPAFYLGRDAYFTFKEIEEPKVILPE comes from the coding sequence ATGACAATAAAACACTTATACCATTCTTATCCAGTAATTCCTTGTATAATAATTGTAAAGTATAATGAGAGGATAAATGGTATGTCTGTAGCCTGGCACTCACCTCTTTCTTTTAATCCTCCTCTTTATGGAGTTCTTGTATCACCGAAAAGATTTACTTATGAACTACTTGTAAAAGCGAAAGATTTTACTCTAAATTTTGTTGATTTTGAAAATGCTAAAATATACGCAATAATGGGTAGAATTAGTGGAAGATCAAGGGATAAAATTAAGGAGTTTAATATTGAACTTAATGAGTCTTCAAAAATTTCTTCCCCATTTTTGAAAAAAGCCTATGCTTCCTATGAATGTATTAAAACAAGACAGGTAATTACAGGAGATCATATTCTCTTCATAGGAGAAATTGTTGAAGTCCATGAAAAAGAGGGAACTTTTGATGAAAATGGTCTTCCTGATTTAAAAAACCTTAAACCTGCTTTTTACCTTGGAAGAGACGCATATTTTACTTTTAAAGAAATTGAAGAGCCAAAAGTAATTTTACCTGAATAG
- a CDS encoding ZIP family metal transporter translates to MILLNIIISTIIVSLISLIGIIFLIISKDIFEKLLFFLISLAAGALIGGSLLHLMPHSLEKIEPLSSFWIFILGFVSFFLLERILRWRHCHEFDCPIHPVTYLSLIGDSIHNFIDGVVIASSFLINFHFGIITTLIVLAHELPQELSDYAILIYGGMGKIKALIFNFITGLTSFIGGIAGYFFLRSENLILYILPFVAGNFFYISASDLIPELHNETNLKKSINSFLYFISGILLISFLKLISKNNI, encoded by the coding sequence ATGATATTATTAAACATAATTATTTCCACAATTATAGTGAGTCTTATCTCCCTTATCGGAATAATTTTTTTAATTATCTCTAAGGATATATTTGAAAAACTATTGTTCTTTTTAATTTCTCTTGCAGCCGGAGCTCTTATAGGTGGTTCTCTTTTACATCTTATGCCTCACTCTCTTGAAAAAATTGAACCTCTTTCTTCTTTCTGGATTTTTATTTTAGGGTTTGTGAGTTTTTTTTTATTGGAAAGAATTTTAAGATGGAGGCACTGTCATGAATTTGATTGTCCTATCCATCCTGTAACCTACTTAAGTTTAATAGGGGATAGTATTCATAATTTTATTGATGGAGTAGTTATTGCTTCAAGTTTTCTCATTAATTTTCATTTTGGAATAATAACAACTTTAATTGTTCTGGCACACGAACTTCCTCAGGAACTTTCAGATTATGCAATACTTATTTATGGAGGAATGGGTAAAATAAAGGCACTAATCTTTAATTTTATAACAGGATTAACAAGTTTTATCGGGGGTATAGCAGGTTATTTTTTCTTAAGAAGTGAAAATCTAATTCTTTATATATTACCTTTTGTTGCTGGAAACTTCTTTTATATTTCAGCCTCTGATTTAATTCCAGAACTTCATAATGAGACAAATTTAAAAAAATCTATAAATTCCTTTCTTTATTTTATTTCAGGTATCCTTTTAATTTCTTTTTTAAAATTAATCTCTAAAAATAATATTTAA
- a CDS encoding radical SAM protein, whose product MKFKYIYGPVNSRRLGKSLGIDLLPLKTCNFNCVFCQLGKTEKLVNERKEYVPFDEVIEEIKEGVKKFSPEVLTFSGSGEPLLYSRIGEMIDKLKVLFPGIKLALLTHSPFLNNKNVREEILNIDIFCPSLDAGTEKTFLKIARPHPEIKFEDIKEGLLKMREVFKGRFELEIMYIENLNDTEEDIKGLNEFVKKLNPDKIYINTPVRPPAEKWVKLPAYEKALEFAKKISSKAEVIYLPPERKKEKLMSFEDILESIKRRPYEFNEIKKLTGLEDEELKNKLYSEIKKGNLKVERIKEREFYYFRK is encoded by the coding sequence ATGAAATTTAAATACATTTATGGTCCTGTTAATTCAAGGAGATTGGGAAAATCCCTCGGTATAGACCTTTTACCTTTAAAAACATGTAATTTTAACTGTGTTTTCTGTCAGCTTGGCAAAACTGAAAAACTTGTTAACGAAAGAAAAGAATATGTTCCCTTTGATGAAGTTATAGAAGAAATAAAAGAAGGTGTTAAAAAATTTTCTCCAGAAGTTTTAACCTTTTCAGGTTCAGGGGAACCTCTTTTATATTCAAGAATAGGTGAAATGATTGATAAATTAAAAGTGCTTTTTCCTGGAATAAAATTGGCACTTTTAACTCATTCACCTTTTTTAAATAATAAAAATGTAAGGGAAGAAATTTTAAATATTGACATTTTTTGTCCCTCTCTTGACGCTGGAACTGAAAAAACTTTTTTAAAAATAGCAAGACCCCACCCTGAAATTAAATTTGAGGATATAAAAGAAGGTCTTTTAAAAATGAGAGAAGTTTTTAAAGGAAGATTTGAACTTGAAATTATGTATATTGAAAATTTAAACGATACAGAAGAGGATATAAAAGGACTAAATGAATTTGTTAAAAAATTAAACCCTGATAAAATTTATATTAATACCCCTGTAAGACCACCAGCTGAGAAATGGGTAAAATTACCGGCCTATGAAAAGGCTTTAGAATTTGCTAAAAAAATAAGTTCAAAAGCTGAGGTAATATATCTTCCACCTGAAAGAAAAAAGGAAAAATTGATGAGTTTTGAAGATATTTTAGAATCCATAAAGAGAAGACCCTATGAATTTAATGAGATTAAAAAATTAACTGGTTTAGAGGATGAAGAGCTCAAAAATAAACTTTATTCTGAAATTAAAAAGGGTAATTTAAAAGTAGAAAGAATAAAGGAAAGAGAATTTTACTATTTTAGAAAATGA
- a CDS encoding glucose-1-phosphate thymidylyltransferase: MKALILSGGRGTRLRPLTHTSAKQLIPVGGKPILFYGIEAIKKAGIEDIGIVIGETGEEIKNAVGDGSKFGVKITYIFQPEPLGLAHAVKISRDFLGDEKFIMFLGDNLIKDDLKKFREYFESNSINSLILLSKVPNPQDFGVAELRDGKLIKLVEKPKKPPSDLALVGVYFFDKNIFKACEEIKPSWRNELEITDAIQWLIDHKLKVDALLIKGWWKDTGKPEDLIEANRFVLEDIEPDIKGEIIDSKIIGRIKLEEETKVIESTIRGPVVIKRGTKIIKSYIGPFTSIQENCYIENTEIEDSIIMEKSEIKDVKGRIEMSIIGKEVKIFQDHSRPRIHRFILGDHSDVRLVE; this comes from the coding sequence ATGAAGGCTTTAATTTTAAGTGGCGGAAGGGGAACAAGATTAAGGCCTCTTACCCATACATCGGCAAAACAACTTATACCTGTTGGTGGTAAACCCATACTTTTCTATGGTATTGAAGCGATTAAAAAAGCTGGTATAGAGGATATAGGAATTGTTATAGGAGAAACTGGTGAAGAGATTAAAAATGCAGTGGGAGACGGAAGTAAATTTGGCGTAAAGATTACTTACATTTTTCAACCAGAACCACTTGGTTTAGCACACGCTGTAAAAATTTCAAGGGATTTTCTGGGTGATGAAAAATTTATAATGTTTCTTGGTGATAACCTTATAAAGGATGATTTAAAGAAATTTCGTGAATATTTTGAAAGCAATAGCATTAATTCACTTATTCTTCTCTCTAAAGTGCCAAATCCCCAGGATTTTGGAGTTGCAGAGCTCAGGGATGGAAAACTTATAAAACTTGTTGAAAAACCCAAAAAACCACCTTCTGACCTTGCCCTTGTTGGAGTTTATTTCTTTGATAAAAACATTTTTAAGGCCTGTGAGGAAATAAAACCCTCATGGAGAAATGAACTGGAAATAACAGATGCCATTCAATGGCTTATTGATCACAAATTAAAGGTGGATGCTCTTTTAATAAAGGGATGGTGGAAGGATACGGGAAAACCTGAAGATTTAATTGAAGCAAATAGATTTGTTCTTGAGGATATTGAACCTGATATAAAAGGAGAAATAATTGACTCAAAGATAATCGGAAGGATCAAATTAGAAGAGGAAACAAAAGTAATTGAAAGCACAATTAGAGGACCTGTTGTTATAAAAAGGGGAACAAAGATTATTAAAAGTTATATAGGTCCATTTACATCAATACAGGAAAATTGTTATATTGAAAATACAGAAATTGAAGATTCAATAATAATGGAAAAAAGTGAAATAAAAGATGTGAAAGGTAGAATTGAAATGAGTATCATTGGAAAAGAAGTAAAAATTTTTCAGGACCATTCAAGACCAAGAATACATAGATTTATTCTTGGGGACCATTCTGATGTAAGACTTGTTGAATGA
- a CDS encoding SagB/ThcOx family dehydrogenase, which yields MKKLKLQERIINQIDFIKVLEKRRTVREFDPDKEITLKEISTLLWATYGITDKNYGLKTAPSAGARYPLEIFFCNKEGVFRYIPEENSILKVKDIDIREKLSHYAYEQDFIKDAPTVFVIAADFKRTTSRYGKRGERYVYIDLGHAAQNLLLCATYLGLGACPVGAFDDEKIKKLLEIDFDPLYIIPVGYPKNF from the coding sequence ATGAAAAAATTAAAATTACAAGAGAGGATTATTAATCAAATAGATTTTATAAAAGTTCTTGAAAAAAGAAGAACTGTAAGAGAGTTTGACCCAGATAAAGAAATCACTTTAAAAGAAATATCGACGCTCTTATGGGCTACTTATGGTATAACAGATAAAAATTACGGGCTTAAAACTGCACCCTCAGCAGGAGCAAGGTACCCGCTTGAGATATTTTTCTGTAATAAGGAAGGTGTTTTTAGATATATTCCTGAGGAAAATTCAATTTTAAAAGTAAAGGATATTGATATACGGGAAAAATTATCTCATTATGCTTATGAGCAAGATTTTATAAAGGATGCGCCAACAGTTTTTGTTATAGCTGCTGATTTTAAAAGAACAACTTCAAGATATGGAAAAAGGGGGGAAAGGTATGTGTATATAGATTTGGGTCATGCTGCACAGAATTTACTTTTATGTGCCACATATTTAGGTCTCGGTGCATGTCCTGTAGGAGCCTTTGATGACGAAAAAATAAAAAAACTACTTGAAATAGATTTTGATCCCCTTTATATAATCCCTGTGGGATATCCAAAAAATTTTTAA